The window CAACAACATCCCTAGGTAATTTCTCAGCTAAGACAATCCCCTAAAAGAATCTCAAGCTAAATTCACAATAACAATATCCCCAGGTAATTCCCCAAATAAGCAGATCCCCAGGTAAATTCCCAAGAAAATATCCCCAAGTAAATTCGCATGTATCGCTATCTGGGAATTTTCCTACGGAGTATCATAGaaaattttttctatttttttgtttaatcACCTGCGAAAATGTACTTGCGGATTAGTTTCCCCGGTAATTTCCTAGAAAATACTTTGGCTCTTTATGGCGCCAAAGTTACGTACATATTTTcttgggaaaatatttttcgcaAGTAAAATATTCTAAATTTAggaattttaatttttctcaTGAAAATCCGCATGTATTATCTGCAAATAAAATTCTCAGGTAAAATCCCCATGAATTAACACTTTTCTTGTATTTCCAATTTGGTCGTTGCTGATATACCTTCTTTTTCCCGAGGGAATTTATCATATATAACATGAGATCAAGGGCGGAACTAGAGATCAAGGGCGGAGCTAGAGGGACAGAAGAGAATTAATTCGAACTCATTTAGGCGGAGGATTATATTGTATGTAAATCTATATAAACCTTCTTTTCCCGTTCTTTATTCCCATTCATCCTTGTTGAATACAAACCATGAAGCAAGATAAGAAAAATCAAGAAACTTGCATTAATTCTACATTTCTAATTTATTCCTAATAAAATTTGCTTTGTTATCCAAACGTAAATGCTAAATCCTAGAAGTAAGTCTGACTGCTGAAGGTGTCACCAGAGGACCACCATCATCTTCTTTCTTACCCTCAACAGCTGCTgttaccttttctttttcttcactttctTTTTTCTGTTTCATCTTCTTCACCCCTTCTTTCTTAACCTGCTCAAGGACAAaggaataataaaaaattaaaaaatttagctTTAGTCAGGTTGCAAGCATTAACAACAAGTGTCGAAAGACAAGTAACACAAATCCAGGATACGTAACGGCCAGCAAAGATGAATTCAGGATTTAAACTATATAGGTATAAATGTAAATGTGAATTCTATCGCCATTTCATTTCATTTGATTGACCCAGTTTCAAATCTATTATTTgtacttatttaataaattattttaatatatacacaAGGCCCGGGCCAAAGTATGAACTTATAACTAACGCCGTAGTGACTTGCTCCAAGTAATGGGCAGTGACTTGAAAATTAAGGTAAGTAACCATGTAAATATATTTAAATAAATGTAACCCAACTAGCCGCTCATCCaaacacttaaactaaaaataaccggTGAAggtataatatatacataatttatgtattatatgtgtataattatgtataatcaatgtataatctatgtatatagATAGTGATTTTGTATGATAATGAATTTGCTATTTGAAACGTTTTTGGCTTTATTGCTTTAAAGTTATGTAACGTCTCTTATTGGAAATGTTTATTAACTTTGTTAACATTACTTTAATATGCTACGTTACATTCTTGAAAATCAGAAGTCCAATTCGGAAGTGAACAAAGTAAAAGCTTTCTACTATTGTGCTATAGTTTCTCTTTGTTAATCTTTGTTATCACGGTGTGggcgaaatatccttaaggacagtgtCCTGGACACATCTCAAGCTAAACCTTTTATTCTCGATAATCATCCAATAATCCGTTTGAAAAAACTTTCTTGAAGATTTACAATTGCAAGGTCGTAGATTAGAATATATATTATCCAAAATCTATTCTACTTTTTACCAAAATTAAAGAGAGAATTATTAATGTGAATAAAAGAAGAGTTTGTCAAACATGATATATAATtataaatagaaaataaattaaattaacttTGTCGTTATGTCGTACCCTTACCTCTGGACTATTCACTTTTAGTGCATATTCTGGTGAATAAAGCTCTAACTGACCTTTGTCCATTTTGCTAGTCATCTTCCTTGGCATCAAAATTGAAGCAATTAGGAAAAGCAGAACATTTGAATAATAACTCTATATATCTCTTTTTCACGTAGTTATGTTTCAGTAAGTGTTAATTAAATGATACGTTTAAACAAAGAGGATCTTTTACACATAATTCTTATGATTAAGACTACTAAATATTCTTCATTAGAGATGCAAAAACTTTCACACACGCATATAACATGAGAAGAAGGTAGTagattttgaatttaaagattgAAGAATAACATCTCATTGCTAGGTATCCTTTCTACATTAGCTTTTCTGGATCTTTTTGATATTaaatgaaaaaaggaaagaaagtcgAATACATCATTTTAGAATATCCCACTAGGAAAAAGTATATTTAGATATtgttaataagtttgaaaatttctGGACTTCAAAGATTAAAAAAAAGGCAGTACGAAGTAGGGATGTGTTCACGCAGCATCTGAAGAAATGTCGGACTTAAGGGATCTGAAGAAATGTCGGACTTAAGGGATGTGATGTAAGCTGCCTACCTACTCTGATGCAAGAAAAGTATCTCGTGTTCACGCAGGATCTGAAAAAATGTCGGACCACAAGGGTGTGATGTAAGCTGCTACCTACCTGATGCAAGGGCTAGTGACTAATTTCATGACTTGAACTCGTGACGTATATACAAAGATAACTATATCGTTGATCTAAAACTTCCCAAGACTATATATAAATAAGAACTTTCTTCAAATTTTGAGTAAGCTTACCATGTTCTTGTTTTGATCATCTGACTTTTGTTGGTAACTAGTATTCACTTTAACAGCATAGTCTGGTGAGTACAATTTCAGCTGACCTTCTTTATCTGTTGATGCTGATTTTGGAGGATTCCCTTTGTGTTTTTTGCTATTAGTAGTCATCTTGACAACTGaatgaaaaaataaatcaaatgatTGCAAAAAAGAACCAAAAAATGATTAATGtcaaatatatagagaaaaaacAGGAAAATAATTATTTCAATAGTGGTTTGAAAAGCGGTGCAATTGAATGGAACTCCTGGCCATCATTGCTAGGTGTCTATTGCCTTTGTTCGCCATTTGTAGATATGTGGCAGTTTACGAAGAACTGAAACTTGCACTAATTTTATATACTAATATCTAGAACTAGAAATAGTTCCTTAAAAGATAAATTTTTCTAGAGTTTTAACTTCTATAAATGAAACTTCATGCTACTGTTGTGGAGTTTTACTTCTAGAAGCTGAAACTCCATAATATTGGCTATTTTTCAAAGATAGAATCGAAAAGGGGTAAAGTACACAAATATTCATGAAATCTTATACCTATTTATCTCATTGAAAAAATTTCAAGTTTAACAAGTGTTATCTCTCGCAAAACCTTTAATTTTTGACCTTAAAATTCTCCCCATAAAACAAGTAGGAGTCAAAAGTTAAAAGACCATcccaaaaaataatttctatGTTATTCATGAAGTAATTGCACAAATAGTCATTCTCAGGGATACTATTTAGAGATTAGCCAGTACTTATTTTGttctgaaattttaaactaaaaatcttaacttccgGACAATTCAGGATATTTTTATCATGAAAATTTgaactgaaaaactgaaattcaggacACATGGAATAATTGATAAATAGCAGCCCTTTAAAGTGGCTATTTGGTATCATTTCTACGTTATCATTGACCATGTAACTATTGGGCCTCATATTCcaaagaagaattaacccaaatagccgtccACCTAACAACTTAAACTAATAATAGACGTTGAAAGtaaaatatatgcataatttgtgtattatatatgtatagttgtgtataatcaatgtataatctatgtatatgactagaaaaaataaataatgaatgtgaccggctatttgtgtaaagatacTCTTTATTCCAAATATACTTCTGCTAACACTATCGCTATGCCCAGCTCAAGAATAACTTGGCGCAAAATCTGACATGGCATACGAGACACGTCATCATCCACCTCACCATTCCCGCCAAAATCATCTACCTATAAATTTCTTTCATCCTTCTCTGTTTCTCTTTCCGCCTCCCATCATCAATGGAGTTCATGGAATCTCAAATCATCTCCACCGTCGGATCGCAAATCATCTCCGGCGAATTCAGTTTCCGGTAAAAAATACGCCGGTGTACTAGCTCCGGTGCTGGACCAATGGAGCACCAAAACACCAGAGAAACCGATAAATCTTCCTTTCAATGTCCAAAAACGCAGCGCCCGCTCCCTAGTCTCGTTGAAAGACGTCAGAGAAGCAGCTCAGAAGCTACTAAAACCCGTGCCAATCCGGCGCGAGCTGCTTTATGACCCGTTATTAAGCTCCGATGAGCAGAAATGCTCGTCGGTATCTGAATCGCCAGTGGCTGAACAAAAGAAGATAttgatttgaataatttttattACTCTCAAAATTAATAATACTTCATCGATCTGGAAAATTTGTTGTGATCAACGCATCTAATTTCAGTGTGTGTTCAGATATGGAGTTATTAAtgtattttcaaataaaaattgtatatttaaaaattatgtaTAAGCACCATATTTAAAAATTATGTATAAGCACTATAAattagaagtttaaagttaaacaTAATTTTAtaaatgttttagaaaatatacTAGTAAAAGTTAGATTGTTTGATTTTTCAAATGGTAATAGTTTCACTATTTTTTAACAAAGGAGTAAATTTTGGTCAAATTATAGAACATATGGCTTTTGAAAAGCCAAAAGTAACAGAAAATCAGGGGACAAAGTGAGTACTACAGTTAGCTTCTCCAATTCAAGATCGTTGTCTATAGCTGTTTCAATATATTAGCTTCTGAATAaagcttttttttcttcttcaaaatcaTTAGCTTCTGAAAGTTGCATGTAGCTTGAGAGTTTGAACAAATAAGCTGAAAGAAAACAGAAAAGTCAGCTAGGACTTTTATGGAAAAACTACTTGTGCTTCTGGATTACTACGGTCTCTTCAATCTTGGCTATTGAATGATGTGGCATATGTATGAATATCCAGGTGATTCTTAACATATATGTTTGTGTTAGTGTAGGTACGTAATGTTGGAAAAGTTCTTCAACAGCATGGATAGTTCAATTCGGCTGCTGCATTTGAAGGGTTCTGCAACAACTTTCACTAATATTAGTGCCAAAGTGGAGAATTTGACTGATAAGTATGAAGATCACAAATGTTCAATCATTAATAATCACGGTGTTATCTATATCGAAAGGAATACTAATTCTTTATCTTTTGACTTCTAGAAGGTTTTCTTACAGCCATTTAGCTCAGCTGAAGTTTATTTTACCTGAAGCAATTGAGATACAGAAGATTCTCAAGCATGATGAGCTCACTTGCTGTATGAAGCCAGATTTTATATAACTTTAAATGCCAATGCAATTGATGGTAGTGAGAAGTGGAGATCTAACACTAGCAGTGTTCTGTTAAGGAAAATTTTCCGCTCTCGGCTCTTGGATTTCTTCAAGTCCCACCCTGGGGTAAGCAATTCTTCTAACGTTTTCATTTATTTAAAGAATGATTCTGCCCAAATATAACTCGATTCACTATTGATTCTTATTGGTTAAATTTACTAGGAAAGACTGGCAGGGTGTCAGGTGTGCCTGTCCTACTTAGTTCTTAGTTGATATTTATCTTTGTTGTTATGCGAAGATGTGCATTTTCTGTAAGACATCCTCCAACTCTTTTCCCTCTGCTCTGATGCTTCATTTGCAAACAATTGGTCTTGACTTATTGAGAGAAATATAGACCCGTTAACAGTATAGCAGAAGTTTCATATGGAGAAGCCGAGATTTTGAGTTATGGGTCTTTTTCAGTATGGCACGTTCTCTGACAAATGGTACATATGTTTCTAACATTTACATTTTGGAGAAGATCTCAAGTTCAATCATATTGTATAGTGCCTCTGGAACATTATAGGTGCTTTATACCATATCATGTTAGATCACAACTGCTCAGCGACCTGTATTTTACTCGTCTCAGCATTGAAATAACCAGCACAAACACTTTTACATATATGACCACCATGTTGTCTGCTAAGATCTCGTTAAAGTAGATTTGCATGTTTTACCTGAATCATATTGCCCCCTGTATCCCTCTAAAGAAAAGTGAAAGGAAGATGATTAGATGTATGATATTATTTCCATGACAGCACTTTCTCTATGCATGCATTGTTGGCAATAATTACTATTTTTGCATTTCAGGGTGATGACATTCCTGAGGAAACGTTGCCTGGGCCATTCTCACAGTCTAAGCAAGCAGTGCCAACTCGTCTAGATCGTCAGTCTCATCCTTAACCAATGAGACACCTGATGGTGCATTTTTGCTGCAGTCAGTATCTGCATCACACCTGTCTGGCTCTTTTAGAAGATACTTTTCTAAACAGGCATCTATTACCGGAGGAAATGCCGAAGAAGATAGAGCTGGGCTTGTGCCAGTTTCTCCAGTTTCATTACCCCTCAAAGTCGAAAGTTCCACTAAGAAGAAACCAGTAGCATGTGCTGATGCTCCTAAGTTATGTTCAAAACAAACTAATATGAAATACTCTTCAGGAGGGATTGTTTCGGCTAGTTCACCATCATGTCATCCACCTGCACCTCCGATGATTGAAGCCAAAAAGGGAGAAAATGGTTCTATGTCTGCTCCAGCTACCCCTATGCTTGAACCTCCTAAGAGATGTTACATGAGTCCAGACGATGATCCAGCTGAAACACCAATAAAACTAGCTAGGCATTCATCGACTAGAAGGTCATTATTCTTCGACACTCCTGTGCAGAATGCAAATTCTGCTGATCAAGTCTGTGAGAGTGAAAGGTTTCCAACCGATGATATTTTTGACATTCTTCCTGAGAATCTTCTGAAATCGGTAAGACAAGATCAACTTGCACGTCAATCTTCCTTGATAGAATTTGTTTAAACTAGCTCCATATGATTCATTGAAATTCTCATCTCTTGTAGTAGTTAAGCTACAAAAATTTGTCCCTCTGCATCTTTAGACTTTTATACTTCCATGAGTGTATCCCATAGCTTTATGTTTGTCATTCATGAATCATGAGATTATTGGGGGATTTTTCCCAACTTCTGATTCCACCAACGAGAAGTTGACTTGTATGACTCCACAGATGGGAGAAAAAGAGAGTAATGCACTAGAGCAGCAAGatccagccatatctcaggcaaAAAGGCGCAAACAGATGATTGCTTGCTTGCCTCGCCTCTTTGACATggtttatttcttttttcaatcTATTAAATGTTCTGTCATGACGAAAGAAGAGCTCATGCACAGACTAATTTCCAAACAGACGGAGCTTACTGATAAAAGTAAGTCTAGTTGATAACTTATAATAACCATTTAGTCCTTTTAGATTTATACAAGCTTCATTTTAATCTTGATGTTTCATTAATGCAGGAGAAGTTGAAGAGCAGCTCATATTACTGCAAAAACTAGCTCCTGAATGGATTTATGAGAAACCAACATTTAGTGGAATTCTCCTCATATGGTAAGCTTCCATTCTTGATATCTGTTTGCTTTTTCTATTACAATGATTCATCCTTCACGTTTTCTTGATCATTTTCCTTCACTCAACTTTTGATGCTTGTTATATTTTGCAgccaaaatctaaaaaaaatgtTTGAAGTTTTATTGCCGTTATTCTTATTATGCAGTGTTAACAAGATATCAAATCCTGACACAATTCGTTCAAGACTGGCTGAAGCCAAGTTAGAGAAGCAAGAAAATAGTGATGGTACGATATTTTACCAACTTACTAAGCAATGACGATTTACTCAAAGTTTGTAAATAATAGTGTACTGTTTTGTTTGggtaatactgggtatgttgttgtagtgtattgttttgtttaattaggtagaTATATTTACAGTACCACTTCTGCTCCACAACGGATAGTGGAGTTCTGACTTTGTCTCATATAAAGTCCACAAGTCGACTTTATATgagaccaatttttttttttggtttccgaTCCGATGTCCGATATAGTCACAAATTTGTATTGTATAGTCACAAATTTGTATTGCATGATCACGAAATGCCATAAAATGAACTCGAAAATCATGGTGATGT is drawn from Nicotiana tabacum cultivar K326 chromosome 9, ASM71507v2, whole genome shotgun sequence and contains these coding sequences:
- the LOC107802901 gene encoding uncharacterized protein LOC107802901 isoform X2 is translated as MTTNSKKHKGNPPKSASTDKEGQLKLYSPDYAVKVNTSYQQKSDDQNKNMVKKEGVKKMKQKKESEEKEKVTAAVEGKKEDDGGPLVTPSAVRLTSRI
- the LOC107802901 gene encoding uncharacterized protein LOC107802901 isoform X1, giving the protein MTTNSKKHKGNPPKSASTDKEGQLKLYSPDYAVKVNTSYQQKSDDQNKNMMTSKMDKGQLELYSPEYALKVNSPEVKKEGVKKMKQKKESEEKEKVTAAVEGKKEDDGGPLVTPSAVRLTSRI